A region from the Arachis ipaensis cultivar K30076 chromosome B01, Araip1.1, whole genome shotgun sequence genome encodes:
- the LOC107610506 gene encoding glutathione S-transferase T3-like, producing MLISAWLNVSTDPIVGTDQKGKTFWSRIHNYCVEFCSDMTRRVVACMKRWYKINKVVAQFVGCYDQSSRNIRSGLNANNIKELAYKLYSTNYGKKFTFDWHSNMLRLEQKWRSQLPTQSGGSKRTKVSATGAYSSLSNPETPLADEPGVDSSVRPQGSKKSKQKG from the coding sequence ATGCTGATCAGTGCATGGTTAAATGTTTCAACTGACCCTATAGTTGGTACCGATCAAAAGGGGAAAACATTTTGGAGTCGAATTCACAACTACTGTGTAGAATTTTGCTCCGACATGACAAGGAGGGTAGTTGCATGTATGAAACGATGGTATAAGATCAACAAGGTTGTTGCACAATTTGTTGGTTGCTACGATCAATCTAGTCGAAACATAAGGAGTGGTTTGAACGCTAACAATATAAAGGAGTTAGCCTATAAACTTTATTCCACAAATTATGGTAAAAAATTCACTTTTGACTGGCATTCGAACATGCTTCGTTTGGAGCAAAAATGGAGAAGCCAACTACCTACACAAAGTGGAGGCTCAAAGAGAACCAAGGTTAGTGCAACTGGAGCATACTCATCTTTATCAAACCCAGAAACACCGTTGGCTGACGAACCCGGTGTGGACTCTTCTGTTCGCCCACAAGGATCAAAGAAGAGCAAGCAAAAAGGTTAG